From bacterium, one genomic window encodes:
- a CDS encoding DUF3536 domain-containing protein: protein MGESPTGRFLCIHGHFYQPPRENPWLEMVELQDGAFPYHDWNQRIKAECYCPNTAARILDPEGMVQGLLNNYQHISFNVGPTLLTWLMAHAPDVKEALLEAHHRSQSQHGGHSNALAQAFGHSILPLDSPRDRLTQIRWGIKAYSRFFGSEPEGMWLPETAVDLATLDVLAQEGILFTILAPHQALRVRPLGHSSWFAVRDDLDITRAYLCRLPSGRRISLFFYDGPISRAVAFEGLLGDGESFYHRLLSAFRRDSQGPQLVHIATDGETYGHHHRFGEMALAYVLHKAMEDPSVSLTNYGEFLELSPPTWEVQIREGTAWSCAHGLGRWKSDCGCRVGGPAHWSQSWRAPLREAMNWLKGRLDAIFEEKGSRLFKDPWDARDKYVGVILGPPGEGLETFWSTHKSPKVQEQELQRALKLLEMQRHGLLMFTSCGWFFDEISGLETTQILRYAARALQLAKDLGEDLEEAFLDTLKRAPSNIAELGDGRRVWEVKVKPSVVESSRVVAQFAVRTLFRNRHPSEEIPGYELQGLWAKVESAQAARVALGGVKITCRRTTQCEQYLYGVIHFGGLDLACFQRPSASEEDWIRLEQGLRQRLRDLSAGELYSWLREQFPPPVFGLKDLFIDEQRRLIRLMLEDRFQDYINTLDNLAEHDLGMLEHLGAMGFPIPEALVTAAALHVSRRIQRVLEELPQDGGRMEEAAALLERSSAWGYRPEKDAWARLLSQKMESSLETLRHRPSDAPVVFETCMAVLNAARNLGIGLELWRAQNLFIRACEECWWEFGKALEAAQELAREMRIREKLLPWRQRI from the coding sequence TTGGGAGAGTCTCCTACAGGCAGATTCCTTTGCATTCACGGTCATTTTTACCAGCCTCCCAGGGAAAACCCTTGGCTGGAGATGGTGGAGCTCCAGGACGGAGCCTTCCCTTATCATGATTGGAATCAGAGGATAAAGGCCGAGTGCTATTGCCCCAACACTGCGGCCAGAATCCTGGATCCAGAGGGAATGGTCCAGGGGCTTCTCAACAATTACCAGCACATCAGCTTCAATGTGGGCCCCACTTTGCTTACCTGGTTAATGGCCCACGCCCCGGATGTAAAGGAGGCATTGCTGGAGGCTCATCATAGGAGCCAGAGTCAGCATGGGGGCCACTCCAATGCCCTGGCCCAAGCCTTTGGACACAGCATCCTTCCACTGGACAGCCCCAGGGATCGTCTCACCCAGATAAGATGGGGCATAAAGGCCTATTCCAGGTTTTTCGGCAGTGAACCAGAGGGCATGTGGCTTCCTGAGACAGCCGTGGACTTGGCCACATTGGATGTGCTGGCCCAGGAAGGCATTCTCTTCACCATTCTGGCTCCTCACCAGGCTCTTCGGGTGAGACCTTTGGGCCACTCCTCCTGGTTTGCGGTAAGGGACGACCTGGACATCACCCGAGCGTATCTATGTAGGCTGCCCTCTGGCAGGAGAATCTCTCTTTTCTTCTATGATGGTCCCATATCCAGGGCAGTGGCCTTCGAGGGGCTCCTGGGGGATGGGGAGTCTTTTTACCATAGGCTCCTGTCCGCCTTCAGGAGAGATTCCCAGGGCCCCCAGTTGGTGCATATAGCCACCGATGGGGAGACCTACGGGCACCACCACCGTTTCGGGGAGATGGCCTTGGCGTACGTGCTCCACAAAGCCATGGAAGACCCATCGGTGAGCCTTACCAACTATGGAGAGTTTCTGGAGCTGTCACCACCCACCTGGGAGGTGCAGATAAGAGAGGGCACTGCCTGGAGCTGTGCCCATGGCTTGGGGCGCTGGAAATCCGACTGCGGCTGCCGGGTGGGAGGTCCTGCCCACTGGAGTCAGAGCTGGAGGGCTCCCCTCAGAGAAGCCATGAACTGGCTCAAGGGGAGACTGGATGCCATCTTTGAAGAGAAAGGTTCTCGACTGTTCAAGGATCCTTGGGATGCCAGGGACAAGTACGTGGGTGTGATCCTTGGGCCCCCAGGGGAGGGACTGGAGACCTTCTGGAGCACCCACAAGAGCCCCAAGGTACAAGAACAGGAGCTTCAGAGGGCCTTAAAGCTCTTGGAAATGCAGCGCCACGGACTTCTCATGTTCACAAGCTGCGGCTGGTTTTTCGATGAAATCTCTGGGCTGGAGACCACCCAGATCCTTAGATATGCGGCCAGGGCCTTACAGCTGGCCAAGGATCTGGGGGAGGATTTGGAGGAGGCTTTTCTCGACACTCTGAAGAGGGCTCCCAGCAATATCGCGGAACTGGGAGACGGCAGGAGGGTTTGGGAGGTCAAGGTAAAGCCCTCTGTGGTGGAGTCTTCCAGGGTGGTGGCTCAGTTCGCAGTGCGAACTCTTTTCAGGAACAGGCATCCATCGGAGGAGATTCCAGGTTACGAACTCCAAGGGCTTTGGGCAAAGGTGGAATCAGCCCAGGCAGCCAGGGTGGCTCTGGGGGGAGTGAAGATCACCTGCCGCAGGACAACTCAATGCGAGCAGTACCTCTATGGGGTGATTCATTTCGGAGGTCTGGACCTGGCCTGTTTCCAGAGGCCCTCTGCATCAGAAGAAGACTGGATCAGGCTGGAGCAAGGGCTCAGACAGAGGCTAAGGGATCTCTCGGCAGGGGAACTTTACTCCTGGCTGAGGGAGCAGTTTCCGCCCCCGGTATTTGGTCTCAAAGATCTTTTCATAGATGAGCAAAGAAGACTCATAAGGCTCATGCTGGAGGACAGGTTCCAGGACTATATCAACACCTTGGATAACCTGGCCGAGCATGATCTGGGTATGCTGGAGCACCTGGGGGCCATGGGCTTTCCCATACCAGAAGCCCTTGTCACGGCCGCTGCTTTACATGTTAGCAGGCGAATTCAAAGGGTCTTGGAGGAGTTGCCCCAAGACGGCGGTAGAATGGAAGAGGCGGCGGCTCTGCTGGAGCGTTCATCCGCCTGGGGTTACAGGCCCGAGAAGGATGCTTGGGCCAGGCTCCTCTCACAGAAGATGGAATCCTCTCTGGAAACCCTCAGGCACAGGCCGTCAGATGCGCCCGTGGTCTTTGAAACATGCATGGCGGTCTTGAATGCGGCCAGGAACCTGGGCATCGGTCTGGAGCTTTGGAGAGCACAGAATCTCTTCATCAGAGCCTGCGAGGAATGCTGGTGGGAATTCGGCAAGGCTCTGGAGGCGGCCCAGGAGCTGGCCCGGGAAATGAGAATCAGGGAGAAGCTCTTGCCATGGCGTCAGAGAATATAG
- a CDS encoding LTA synthase family protein, which yields MLLGNWKQSRLRIAYLLGGVFLAVSMGLRLALVIRSWRLLEGELVVLPKVLGMGLLMDLATLSYFAIPYVGFLVLAPRKFYSSKKISPFLHGAVIASLYLILFVAVAEWFFFEEFAARFNFIAVDYLIYTQEVLGNIWESYPLIPILLGILLGALLIWWPLRNVVRASQKSLEPLGRRAIEGFPWVAAAVLFGLTADLDWSRISGNNYANEIASNGMYSFVSAFGTNQIDYETFYPKLEPEKALAMLKDQLAEPNARFLSDDPWDLRRRIANGGPLGEKRLSVALIVVESLSAEFVGALGGQKKLTPRLDSLASQCLVFTNIYATGTRTDRGLEAITLSVPPTPGRSLVKRPGNENLFSLGWILKREGYRVEFIYGGYGYFDNMNHFFSQNGFKVVDRKEFASHEITFSNAWGVCDEDLYRKALSRMRESHKNNQPFFGLILTTSNHRPYTYPEGRVKVPSGKGRKGAVLYTDWAIGNFFDEARKEPWFQDTIFVVVADHCANSAGKAALPVDRYRIPLFIYAPRWIKPARIETLGSQMDLAPTLLGLLGVDYTSKFLGRNLLSMKQEQGRAFMATYQKLGYLRGNRLVVMDVKRPATQYQWVPGRRDLEVVNPDGPLTEEAISYYQGASLIHGRGLDRWEEEQGARGAGN from the coding sequence ATGCTTTTGGGGAACTGGAAACAATCCCGGCTGAGAATAGCTTACCTTCTGGGAGGTGTTTTCCTGGCTGTTTCCATGGGCCTTCGTCTGGCCCTGGTCATCAGATCCTGGAGGCTCTTGGAGGGGGAGCTTGTTGTTTTGCCCAAGGTATTGGGCATGGGTCTCCTCATGGACCTTGCGACCTTGAGCTATTTTGCCATCCCCTATGTAGGCTTCCTTGTTCTTGCTCCCAGAAAGTTTTACTCCAGCAAAAAAATAAGCCCATTTCTCCATGGGGCTGTGATAGCAAGCCTTTACCTGATTCTTTTCGTGGCCGTGGCCGAGTGGTTCTTCTTCGAGGAATTTGCAGCCAGGTTCAATTTCATAGCCGTGGACTACCTCATCTATACCCAGGAGGTTCTGGGAAACATATGGGAATCCTACCCCTTGATTCCCATCCTACTGGGAATACTCCTGGGGGCATTGTTAATCTGGTGGCCTTTGAGAAATGTTGTGAGAGCTTCCCAGAAGAGCCTGGAGCCTCTCGGGAGGCGCGCTATTGAGGGTTTTCCATGGGTTGCTGCGGCTGTGCTCTTTGGCCTTACGGCTGATCTGGACTGGAGCCGGATCTCTGGGAACAACTATGCCAATGAAATCGCCTCCAATGGCATGTACAGCTTTGTTTCAGCCTTTGGGACCAACCAGATAGATTACGAAACATTCTACCCCAAGCTGGAGCCCGAGAAGGCCTTGGCCATGCTCAAAGATCAATTGGCAGAGCCCAATGCCCGCTTTCTTTCGGATGATCCCTGGGATCTGCGCCGCAGAATTGCCAACGGGGGGCCCCTGGGGGAAAAAAGACTCAGCGTGGCCCTCATAGTGGTGGAGAGCCTAAGTGCTGAATTCGTGGGGGCCCTGGGTGGGCAGAAAAAGCTGACCCCTCGCTTGGATTCTTTGGCTTCCCAGTGCCTGGTCTTCACCAACATCTATGCCACAGGCACTCGTACAGACAGAGGGCTTGAGGCAATAACCCTCTCCGTGCCCCCTACACCCGGTCGATCACTGGTCAAGAGGCCTGGGAATGAAAACCTGTTTTCCCTGGGCTGGATCCTCAAGAGGGAGGGCTACCGGGTGGAGTTCATATACGGGGGTTACGGTTATTTCGACAACATGAACCATTTTTTCAGCCAAAACGGCTTTAAGGTGGTGGACAGAAAGGAGTTCGCCTCCCATGAAATCACCTTCTCCAATGCCTGGGGGGTCTGCGACGAGGATCTTTATCGCAAGGCCCTCTCGCGCATGAGAGAGTCCCACAAGAACAATCAGCCCTTCTTCGGCCTCATACTGACCACCTCCAACCACAGGCCCTATACTTATCCAGAGGGCCGAGTCAAGGTGCCATCAGGCAAGGGCAGAAAGGGCGCCGTGCTCTATACAGACTGGGCCATAGGCAACTTCTTTGATGAGGCTAGAAAAGAGCCCTGGTTCCAAGACACCATCTTCGTGGTGGTGGCGGACCACTGCGCCAATTCCGCAGGAAAGGCTGCCTTGCCTGTGGATCGCTACAGGATCCCGCTTTTCATTTACGCCCCCAGGTGGATCAAGCCAGCCAGGATAGAGACTCTGGGAAGCCAGATGGACTTGGCACCCACACTCCTGGGCTTGCTGGGGGTGGATTACACCAGCAAGTTCCTGGGCAGGAATCTTTTGAGCATGAAGCAGGAACAAGGAAGGGCCTTCATGGCAACTTACCAGAAGCTGGGCTATCTGAGGGGCAATAGGCTGGTGGTCATGGATGTGAAAAGACCTGCGACTCAATACCAGTGGGTTCCAGGCAGGAGGGATCTTGAGGTTGTGAATCCAGATGGCCCCCTCACAGAAGAGGCCATCTCCTATTACCAGGGGGCATCTCTCATCCATGGCCGCGGGCTGGACAGGTGGGAAGAGGAGCAAGGGGCCCGTGGGGCAGGTAATTGA
- a CDS encoding DedA family protein, which produces MLTETISRLAVSCLETGGYWAAALLMALESMIAPVPSEAVMPFVGFLVADNKWSLEMAMVATSLGSLAGSLASYAMGRWGGRPLVLRAGRYLLLNAHDLQLAEKFFARRKGTWTIFLGRFIPVIRHLISIPAGAGSMPLGPFVTATITGATLWNFFLLYCGMKLRENWNLVQQYSHQADLVVLALLLTGGGLFMLSRRKKH; this is translated from the coding sequence ATGCTCACAGAAACCATATCCCGTCTGGCGGTCTCTTGCCTTGAGACAGGAGGGTATTGGGCGGCTGCACTTCTCATGGCCCTGGAGAGCATGATAGCCCCTGTGCCCAGCGAAGCGGTCATGCCCTTTGTGGGGTTTCTGGTGGCTGACAATAAATGGAGCCTGGAGATGGCCATGGTGGCCACCAGCCTGGGTTCCCTGGCAGGCTCTCTGGCATCTTATGCCATGGGCCGCTGGGGGGGAAGGCCTCTGGTGCTCAGGGCCGGCAGGTACCTGTTGCTCAACGCCCACGATCTTCAGCTGGCAGAGAAGTTCTTTGCCCGCCGAAAGGGAACCTGGACCATATTTCTGGGCCGCTTCATCCCGGTCATTAGACACCTCATATCCATCCCTGCCGGGGCCGGCTCCATGCCCCTGGGGCCATTTGTGACAGCCACAATAACCGGGGCTACCCTCTGGAACTTTTTTCTTCTCTATTGCGGCATGAAACTGAGAGAGAACTGGAATCTTGTACAGCAGTACTCCCATCAGGCGGATCTTGTGGTGCTGGCCCTGCTCCTTACAGGGGGGGGCCTCTTCATGCTCTCCCGCAGGAAAAAGCACTGA
- a CDS encoding cytochrome c peroxidase → MWIDLGVPWGCTKEQDMEILMGKARTFFWVSFLLALASGANPDSTSMAGHELRTRALGVMAPLEPAQDLGRKPLEEQRAALGRLLFFEPRVSLDGTVSCSRCHLPQLYGTDGLPRSVGVMGRLNPRNAPTVLNAFLQISQHWRGDRESLEDQAVKALVGAPSFGNPSLEAAMARLRAIEGYHELFKKAFPQDQDPINAKNWGVAIGVFERTLVSPSRLDEWLLGSETALNAREKRGLERFLDLGCIDCHGGPGLGGSMYEKFGIHMNYWEATGSIEPERGRADVTGDLQDLYVFKVPSLRNVAVTPPYFHDGSVPELERAVKIMGSTQLGRQLQEDVIKDLSEFLKALTGTVPKSLAEAPLLPQAGFTGMAR, encoded by the coding sequence ATGTGGATTGACCTTGGAGTTCCATGGGGCTGCACAAAAGAGCAAGACATGGAGATACTCATGGGCAAAGCACGCACATTTTTTTGGGTTAGCTTTTTGCTGGCCTTGGCAAGCGGGGCCAACCCAGATTCCACCTCGATGGCCGGCCACGAGTTACGTACAAGGGCTCTTGGGGTCATGGCCCCCCTTGAGCCAGCCCAAGACCTTGGCAGAAAACCGCTTGAGGAGCAACGGGCGGCCCTGGGCAGGCTGCTTTTCTTTGAGCCCAGGGTCTCTTTGGATGGGACGGTCAGTTGCAGCCGCTGTCATCTCCCCCAGCTTTACGGTACAGACGGGCTGCCCCGCTCTGTGGGAGTCATGGGAAGGCTAAACCCCAGAAACGCACCCACTGTTCTCAATGCCTTTCTCCAGATCTCCCAGCACTGGAGGGGGGACAGGGAGTCTTTGGAGGACCAGGCAGTAAAGGCCCTTGTGGGTGCCCCCAGCTTCGGTAACCCCAGTCTGGAAGCTGCCATGGCCAGGCTTAGGGCCATAGAAGGTTACCATGAGCTTTTCAAGAAGGCCTTCCCTCAGGATCAGGATCCCATAAACGCCAAGAACTGGGGGGTTGCCATAGGGGTTTTCGAGAGAACCCTTGTGAGCCCCTCGCGCCTGGACGAGTGGCTCCTGGGGTCGGAAACTGCCCTGAATGCAAGAGAAAAAAGGGGGCTGGAAAGGTTCCTGGATCTGGGCTGCATAGACTGCCACGGCGGCCCGGGTCTTGGGGGTTCCATGTACGAGAAGTTTGGAATCCACATGAATTACTGGGAGGCCACGGGAAGTATTGAGCCAGAGCGCGGGAGGGCCGATGTCACGGGAGATCTCCAGGATCTCTATGTCTTCAAGGTGCCCAGTTTGAGAAATGTGGCCGTGACCCCGCCTTACTTCCACGACGGTTCAGTACCTGAACTGGAAAGGGCAGTAAAGATCATGGGCAGCACCCAGCTGGGCAGGCAGCTCCAGGAGGATGTGATCAAGGATTTGTCAGAGTTTCTGAAAGCCCTGACGGGCACGGTCCCCAAAAGCCTGGCCGAGGCCCCCCTGCTTCCCCAAGCAGGCTTTACCGGAATGGCGAGGTAG
- a CDS encoding phosphatase PAP2 family protein produces MEGSQGSCAAPGTQESSMQEDSGSFSFMPSDPWASGEKSGRPLGERRFLLWHLWLPLALLTGLLILFETTDLDLRLSDPFFDFERGLFFWRDTWWAKRLLHSGGKIFVGVIWLCLLFLWIYQFIRGNSTKLRSWRTSLVFLMISMALGPITVAGIKLLVNRPYPEHIKRYGGPLEYNKLFERPPPTGKHYKGFPAGHASAGYGLVGLYLVLRETRPRLAAWGLIFGLGLGSLFGFAQHVRGMHYFSHNLWSAAICWFEALFLYLVFFRGRLQTIRAQNPPGS; encoded by the coding sequence ATGGAAGGATCCCAAGGAAGCTGTGCTGCCCCGGGGACCCAAGAGAGTTCAATGCAGGAAGACTCGGGGAGTTTTTCCTTCATGCCTTCAGACCCCTGGGCTTCTGGGGAAAAAAGCGGCCGGCCCCTGGGCGAGAGAAGGTTTCTGCTGTGGCATCTTTGGTTACCTCTGGCGCTCTTGACAGGCCTGCTCATTCTTTTTGAGACCACGGATCTGGATCTCAGGCTCTCGGATCCATTTTTTGACTTTGAAAGGGGGCTATTTTTTTGGAGGGACACCTGGTGGGCCAAGAGGCTACTTCACTCGGGAGGGAAGATATTTGTAGGCGTGATTTGGCTGTGCCTTCTTTTCTTGTGGATTTACCAGTTTATAAGAGGCAATTCTACGAAGCTTCGCTCCTGGAGGACATCCCTTGTATTTCTCATGATCAGCATGGCTTTAGGGCCAATAACCGTGGCTGGCATCAAGCTCCTGGTGAACAGGCCCTATCCCGAACACATAAAACGTTATGGAGGTCCCCTGGAGTACAACAAGCTTTTTGAGAGGCCTCCTCCCACAGGCAAACACTATAAGGGTTTTCCCGCAGGCCATGCCTCCGCAGGCTATGGGCTCGTGGGTCTATATTTGGTACTGCGTGAGACAAGGCCCAGGCTGGCCGCCTGGGGGCTTATCTTTGGATTGGGGCTGGGCAGCCTTTTTGGCTTTGCTCAGCACGTCAGGGGCATGCACTACTTTTCCCACAACCTTTGGAGCGCAGCCATTTGCTGGTTTGAGGCCCTTTTTTTGTACCTGGTCTTCTTCAGAGGAAGGCTCCAAACCATCAGGGCGCAAAACCCACCTGGCTCTTGA
- the glgB gene encoding 1,4-alpha-glucan branching protein GlgB, giving the protein MASENIERAYRKGIPHAAPGEDGLEAPQPLDLIENISWEELEALVRVDHSDPHRILGAHGLGNDSVVRAFHPDAAQAWVVLPSGRQLPMELCHPGGLFATLIRGRSPSFAYRLRFRFPNGSVWERDDPYRFLPTIGELDLHLACEGRHWNLHSKLGAHPRIMEGVNGVAFALWAPNARRVSVVGEFNGWDGRLFPMRCLGASGIWEIFVPGIGPGELYKFELLTRDGHLRIKSDPVAFCMEMRPGTASRVWDLGAYEWGDSSWMESRPEGPDLRGLPMNIYEVHLGSWRRKEDGSWLGYREMAPLLVEHARRFHFTHLELLPVMEHPFDGSWGYQVTGYFSPTSRYGTPDDFKFLVDLCHQNNIGVILDWVPAHFPKDDHSLRWFDGTALYEHMDPRLGHHPDWDTLIFNYGRNEVRNFLLDNALFWLQEYHADGLRVDAVASMLYLDYSRKEGQWLPNRYGGRENLEAVAFLRELNELIGQRVPGAFTVAEESTAWPGVSSPTYLGGLGFHFKWNMGWMHDTLEYFRKDPIHRSFHHNLLTFSMLYAYSENFILPLSHDEVVHGKGSLLSKMPGDEWQRFANLRLLLAYLFCHPGKKLLFMGTELAPWKEWSHETGLEWFLEGYPTHGGVGRLLEDLGRLYRQEQALWAWDTDPRGFSWIDCNDALQSVLSFQRRGPAGQLVCVFNFTPVVRHGYAVGVDIPGYYREVLNTDSAFYGGSNVGNGGLLCSEAQPVHGRPYSLCLTLPPLGALILRPESSQA; this is encoded by the coding sequence ATGGCGTCAGAGAATATAGAAAGAGCCTATCGCAAAGGAATCCCTCATGCTGCCCCAGGAGAGGATGGGCTAGAGGCGCCCCAACCCCTTGATCTCATTGAAAACATCTCCTGGGAAGAGCTGGAGGCTCTGGTAAGGGTTGATCATTCAGACCCTCACCGCATCCTGGGAGCCCACGGCCTGGGCAATGATTCGGTGGTGAGAGCCTTTCACCCTGATGCGGCTCAGGCATGGGTGGTTCTCCCCAGCGGGCGGCAACTGCCCATGGAGCTTTGCCACCCGGGAGGACTTTTCGCAACATTGATCAGAGGCAGGAGCCCTTCCTTTGCCTATAGGCTGCGTTTTCGATTCCCCAACGGCTCCGTCTGGGAAAGGGATGACCCTTACAGGTTCCTGCCCACCATAGGAGAATTGGACCTTCATCTGGCCTGTGAGGGCCGTCACTGGAACCTGCACAGCAAGCTGGGTGCCCATCCCAGGATCATGGAGGGGGTCAATGGGGTGGCCTTTGCCCTTTGGGCCCCCAATGCCAGAAGGGTGAGCGTGGTGGGGGAGTTCAACGGTTGGGACGGCAGGCTCTTTCCCATGCGCTGCCTGGGAGCCTCGGGAATATGGGAGATCTTCGTGCCTGGGATAGGCCCTGGAGAACTCTATAAGTTCGAGCTTTTGACCAGGGACGGGCATCTGCGTATCAAGAGCGATCCTGTGGCCTTTTGCATGGAGATGAGACCAGGCACGGCTTCCAGGGTTTGGGATCTGGGAGCCTATGAATGGGGGGACAGTTCATGGATGGAGAGCCGCCCTGAAGGCCCGGATCTCAGGGGGCTTCCCATGAACATTTACGAGGTGCACCTGGGTTCTTGGCGCAGAAAAGAGGACGGCTCCTGGTTGGGCTACAGGGAAATGGCTCCTCTTCTGGTGGAGCATGCCAGAAGGTTTCATTTCACCCACCTGGAGCTGCTGCCGGTCATGGAGCATCCCTTTGACGGCTCCTGGGGTTATCAGGTCACAGGTTATTTCTCCCCCACAAGCCGTTACGGCACCCCGGACGATTTCAAGTTTCTGGTGGATCTATGTCACCAAAACAACATAGGGGTCATACTGGATTGGGTGCCGGCTCATTTCCCCAAGGACGACCACAGTCTCAGATGGTTCGACGGCACGGCCCTTTACGAACATATGGACCCCAGGCTGGGACATCACCCGGACTGGGATACCCTCATATTCAACTATGGCCGCAATGAGGTCAGGAATTTCCTTCTGGACAATGCCCTTTTCTGGCTCCAGGAGTATCATGCAGACGGGCTGCGGGTGGATGCAGTGGCTTCCATGCTCTATCTGGATTACAGCCGAAAGGAAGGGCAGTGGCTCCCCAACAGGTACGGTGGCAGGGAAAATCTGGAGGCAGTGGCCTTCCTGCGGGAGCTCAACGAGCTGATCGGCCAGCGAGTACCAGGGGCTTTCACAGTGGCCGAAGAGTCCACGGCATGGCCTGGAGTCTCATCTCCCACGTATCTTGGGGGACTGGGCTTTCACTTCAAGTGGAACATGGGCTGGATGCACGACACCCTGGAGTATTTCCGCAAGGACCCCATCCACAGAAGCTTCCACCACAATCTGCTTACCTTCTCCATGCTTTATGCATACAGCGAGAACTTCATTCTACCTTTGTCCCATGACGAGGTGGTCCACGGCAAGGGCTCCCTGCTGTCCAAGATGCCTGGAGACGAGTGGCAGCGTTTCGCCAATTTAAGGCTGCTTTTGGCCTATCTGTTCTGCCATCCGGGCAAGAAACTCCTTTTCATGGGCACGGAGCTGGCCCCATGGAAGGAGTGGAGCCACGAGACTGGCCTGGAATGGTTCTTGGAGGGATATCCCACCCATGGGGGAGTGGGAAGGCTTTTGGAGGATCTGGGCAGGCTGTACAGGCAAGAGCAGGCTCTTTGGGCCTGGGACACGGATCCACGAGGCTTCTCTTGGATAGATTGTAATGACGCGCTGCAAAGCGTGCTCAGTTTCCAGCGCAGAGGCCCGGCAGGCCAACTGGTGTGCGTGTTTAACTTCACACCCGTAGTGCGCCATGGTTATGCAGTGGGCGTGGACATCCCGGGATATTACAGGGAGGTTCTCAACACAGACTCGGCCTTCTATGGTGGCAGCAACGTGGGAAACGGGGGCTTGCTCTGTAGCGAGGCTCAGCCCGTGCATGGCAGGCCTTACAGCCTCTGCCTAACCCTGCCTCCTCTGGGAGCCCTAATACTGCGGCCCGAGTCCTCGCAGGCATAA
- a CDS encoding GAF domain-containing protein, which translates to MEARTKRQEGRGPGDQLLYHQDFFRTFRDIMKRVSTTRRSMNVLHDITEAVTRSMGVKGSALFLLNRKKGVLEVVSSFGLSDRYLRKGPVLADRSIKESLEGMSVCVDDVSADPRIQYPQEAALEGIRSILSAPMVFKKKVIGVLRVYASVPTEFSMEDVDFVEGLADLAALIIEYNRLVSGAKQSLGALKELAGRPARKK; encoded by the coding sequence ATGGAAGCCAGGACAAAGAGGCAGGAAGGGCGGGGGCCAGGAGACCAGCTACTTTATCATCAGGATTTCTTCAGAACTTTTCGGGACATCATGAAAAGGGTTTCCACCACCAGGCGCTCCATGAACGTGCTTCATGACATAACCGAGGCTGTGACGCGTTCCATGGGGGTAAAGGGCAGCGCTCTTTTCCTCCTTAACAGGAAAAAAGGCGTCCTGGAGGTGGTCTCTTCCTTTGGCCTCAGTGACCGTTATCTGAGAAAGGGTCCGGTTCTAGCCGACAGGAGCATCAAGGAAAGTCTTGAAGGAATGAGCGTCTGCGTGGATGATGTTTCAGCAGACCCTAGGATCCAGTATCCCCAGGAGGCAGCCCTGGAGGGAATCCGCTCCATACTCTCTGCCCCCATGGTTTTCAAGAAAAAGGTCATAGGGGTGCTCAGGGTCTATGCATCTGTGCCCACGGAGTTCAGCATGGAGGATGTGGACTTCGTGGAGGGCCTGGCAGACCTGGCAGCACTGATCATCGAGTACAACAGACTGGTATCAGGTGCCAAACAGAGCCTGGGAGCTCTCAAGGAACTGGCAGGCAGACCAGCCAGAAAAAAATGA
- a CDS encoding AI-2E family transporter encodes MGKDTGLRDYGGGFLLASLVAVLVFGYVVLRPFLSIFLVALVLATIAEPGHARIRRFTRGHESLAALITCFLVVVVVILPCLVLLGILAQQSIQLYDWVNQKLHGNLLDEEIVRQALQWQKKVLPQLRIDPRELIKGFTGLVGSLSKEIVGLSAAALKAVTTTLWQFFLMLVALFYFLKDGGRFLRWALYLTPLPGSLRKELFEKFRRVSESAFYGAFLTAILQGFLGGVGFLIVGLQPLVWGAAMAFFSMVPVVGTALVWLPAGIMLILTQHVGYGIFLIIWGLMVSLSDNLVRPMIMKGRSELHPLLIFFSLLGGVFSFGPLGILLGPLAIVLAISMLQAYEAAARPVLDELDRR; translated from the coding sequence ATGGGAAAAGACACAGGGCTACGGGACTACGGTGGAGGATTCCTACTGGCCAGCCTGGTGGCGGTTTTGGTCTTTGGATACGTGGTTCTGAGGCCTTTTTTGAGCATATTTTTGGTGGCCTTGGTTTTGGCAACCATAGCCGAGCCTGGCCATGCCAGGATAAGGCGCTTTACGAGGGGTCACGAGAGTCTTGCGGCCCTCATCACCTGTTTTCTTGTGGTGGTGGTGGTAATACTGCCTTGTCTGGTGCTTCTGGGAATCCTGGCTCAGCAATCCATTCAGTTGTACGACTGGGTGAACCAGAAGCTGCACGGAAATCTTCTGGACGAGGAGATCGTGCGCCAGGCTCTGCAATGGCAGAAGAAGGTCCTGCCACAGCTTCGCATAGACCCAAGGGAGCTGATCAAAGGCTTCACAGGGCTTGTGGGAAGCCTGAGCAAGGAGATCGTGGGGCTAAGTGCTGCTGCATTGAAGGCTGTCACAACAACTCTCTGGCAGTTCTTCTTGATGTTGGTGGCGCTTTTCTATTTTCTGAAGGACGGAGGTAGGTTCCTGCGCTGGGCCCTGTATCTGACCCCCCTGCCAGGGAGCCTGAGAAAGGAGCTTTTCGAAAAGTTCAGGAGGGTGAGTGAATCTGCCTTCTATGGGGCCTTTCTGACTGCCATATTACAGGGATTCTTGGGGGGGGTGGGTTTTCTCATCGTGGGGCTCCAGCCTTTGGTTTGGGGAGCGGCCATGGCATTCTTCAGCATGGTGCCTGTGGTGGGCACAGCCCTGGTGTGGCTTCCGGCTGGCATCATGCTCATTTTGACCCAGCATGTGGGCTATGGAATCTTCCTGATCATCTGGGGCTTGATGGTGAGCCTTAGCGACAACCTGGTAAGACCCATGATCATGAAGGGCAGAAGCGAGCTACACCCTCTTCTCATTTTCTTCTCCTTATTGGGTGGTGTGTTCTCCTTTGGCCCCCTGGGGATTCTTTTGGGACCCCTGGCCATCGTGCTGGCCATCTCCATGTTGCAGGCCTATGAGGCCGCAGCCCGTCCAGTCCTGGACGAGCTGGACAGGCGCTGA